Part of the Chitinophaga parva genome is shown below.
GCGGTATTATGCACCAGTCCTTGCTGCACATAGGTTTCCAGCCCCGCGCTGTGTGAGAAGCCGCCCACCGGCAGGGCCGGGTCTGTGAGCTGTAAAAGTGACAGCAGGTAAGCTTGCATATTATTTGGATGCCATGTTGAGTATGCGGGAAAGCAGCCCACCGCCGGCGCCATCGCCATGTGAGTGGGGCGTTACGTTGCTGCGCAGGGCATTGGTAAGCTTGCGTTGCGCCTGCACGGGTGTATAGCCGGCCGCTTCCAGCCAGCGGAAGAGGGGCGCTTCATAAGGTACCAATACTTCCGCACCCTGGATGAAAAGGGGTAAATGTTTGTTGCCGATCTCATAACAAACGCTGCCCATTTCCAGCATGGATGCCGGTGTGATCATGATGGCCTCACAGGGTTGTATTTCCACCACCACGGCACGGCTTTCATCCAGGTATACAATATCACCTTCCTGCAGGTTCGGGTTTTCCTGCAAAAAACGGAAGGCCAGCTCCAGCCCGCCCCTGCTGCGTTTGCGCTGGATGCGCTTATGGGTTTCAAACCATTCCAGCGCCAGCACATCTATCTCTTTTTCCCCCAGCGGCGTAGTGGCTATGTTGCCGGCTATGGATTGAATGATCATGGTAGTTGGTTGCGTTTAAAACAGGAAATACCGTTGCGCCAGCGGCACTACGCTTACCGGTTCGCAGGTGATCTTTTCGCCGTTCACTTTTACCTCGTAGTTCTCGGGGTTTACAGTGATCTCGGGCGTCTGGTCGTTGTGAACGAGATCCTTTTTGGTCACGGTGCGGCAGCCTTTTACGGGCAGCAACATTTTTTGCAGGCCATATCCTTTTACGATGCCGTTATCCAGGGAG
Proteins encoded:
- the ureE gene encoding urease accessory protein UreE, whose product is MIIQSIAGNIATTPLGEKEIDVLALEWFETHKRIQRKRSRGGLELAFRFLQENPNLQEGDIVYLDESRAVVVEIQPCEAIMITPASMLEMGSVCYEIGNKHLPLFIQGAEVLVPYEAPLFRWLEAAGYTPVQAQRKLTNALRSNVTPHSHGDGAGGGLLSRILNMASK